In Centropristis striata isolate RG_2023a ecotype Rhode Island chromosome 5, C.striata_1.0, whole genome shotgun sequence, a single genomic region encodes these proteins:
- the irx7 gene encoding iroquois homeobox 7 — protein MPASQSGIGSFFLERNVSMPTGYQIPVLGCPPGVQQQQAQHLAAMAAGVPITYSGLQGYNFIPYPHHRHITHMNNGFDLKAASPYHHALLARGGAFYAPYRPGAAEDPGRVAKVATRESTGALKAWLNEHLKNPYPTKGEKIMLAIITKMSLTQVSTWFANARRRLKKENRVSWACKGKSDEEEEDDEQEGESDDADSSMPNCHLDDRDEEEPQSDRADTEEHVDSSVSVDARLEMPHQPSSEQEDRELALVKKVEKSDSDHTISALESKENIQKPKIWSLAETATSETVRKPLDSIYHPAGKLWAEWASRNGMFVPSCYTTH, from the exons ATGCCCGCATCGCAAAGTGGAATTGGCAGCTTTTTCTTGGAGCGGAACGTCAGCATGCCGACTGGATATCAGATCCCTGTGCTGGGATGCCCACCgggtgtgcagcagcagcaggctcaGCATCTGGCAGCCATGGCAGCTGGAGTCCCCATAACGTACTCAGGACTACAGGGATACAACTTCATCCCTTACCCACATCACAGGCACATCACACACATG AACAACGGTTTTGACTTGAAGGCCGCCTCTCCCTACCATCACGCACTCCTGGCTCGTGGGGGGGCTTTCTACGCTCCGTACCGCCCCGGAGCAGCAGAAGATCCCGGCAGGGTCGCCAAAGTGGCTACCCGGGAGAGCACCGGGGCGCTGAAGGCCTGGCTGAACGAGCACCTGAAGAACCCGTATCCGACCAAGGGCGAGAAAATCATGCTCGCCATCATCACCAAGATGAGCCTGACGCAGGTCTCAACCTGGTTCGCCAACGCGAGGCGACGCCTGAAGAAGGAGAACCGGGTCAGCTGGGCATGCAAGGGGAAAtcagacgaggaggaggaggatgatgagcAGGAGGGAGAGAGCGACGATGCGGACAGTTCAATGCCGAACTGTCACCTGGATGATCGCGATGAGGAAGAGCCCCAAAGTGACCGTGCTGACACCGAGGAGCACGTGGACAGCTCAGTGTCTGTGGACGCGCGGCTGGAGATGCCGCACCAGCCGAGCAGCGAGCAGGAAGACAGAGAACTTGCACTTGTGAAGAAAGTTGAAAAGAGTGACTCTGATCACACGATATCTGCTTTGGAGAGTAAAGAAAACATCCAGAAACCCAAAATCTGGTCACTGGCAGAAACCGCCACATCAGAGACTGTAAGGAAACCTCTGGACTCTATTTACCACCCTGCAGGGAAACTGTGGGCAGAGTGGGCTTCAAGAAACGGAATGTTTGTCCCGTCATGTTACACCACTCATTAA